A window of Thunnus thynnus chromosome 17, fThuThy2.1, whole genome shotgun sequence contains these coding sequences:
- the LOC137200882 gene encoding mpv17-like protein — MRRAVLKEAAKRFPWLANVTLYGCLFAGGDLVHQLMAQKERMDWKHTRNVAIVAISFHGNFNYFWLRALERRFPGKSAGMVFRKLLLDQSFASPLGTSVFYTGVSFLEDKEDIFEDWREKFFNTWKTGLMYWPFMQFLNFVLMPLHMRTAFMGCCAFLWATFLCFSRHSGDGTAAVALAFVMDPRKTLEEMREARLARKKRRIQREN; from the exons ATGAGGAGAGCTGTGCTGAAAGAAGCCGCCAAACGTTTCCCCTGGCTGGCCAATGTCACTTTGTACGGGTGCTTATTCGCCGGCGGTGACCTGGTGCACCAACTCATGGCTCAGAAGGAGCGCATGGACTGGAAACACACTCGCAATGTGGCCATCGTGGCAATTAGCTTCCATGGAAACTTTAATTACTTCTGGCTGCGGGCCCTGGAGCGGCGTTTTCCTGGAAAGTCCGCAGGAATGGTTTTCCGCAAACTCCTGCTGGACCAAAGCTTTGCGTCGCCTTTGGGCACCAGTGTCTTCTACACGG GCGTGAGCTTCCTGGAGGATAAGGAGGATATATTTGAAGACTGGAGGGAGAAGTTCTTCAACACCTGGAAG ACTGGACTCATGTACTGGCCATTCATGCAG TTTCTGAACTTTGTCCTGATGCCGCTGCACATGCGAACAGCCTTCATGGGCTGCTGCGCCTTCCTCTGGGCCACTTTCTTGTGCTTCTCACGGCATAGCGGCGACGGCACCGCCGCCGTGGCTCTGGCCTTCGTCATGGATCCCCGCAAGACTCTGGAGGAGATGCGAGAGGCCCGTTTGGCCCGAAAAAAGCGAAGGATCCAGAGGGAAAACTGA